A genomic region of Longimicrobiaceae bacterium contains the following coding sequences:
- the glpK gene encoding glycerol kinase GlpK, with amino-acid sequence MILAIDEGTTGVTALVLDADGRVRGRGYNEFTQHFPQPGWVEHDANEIWSITQRVARAAAKASGATAAGLTAIGITNQRETVVLWDRETGEPLHRALVWQDGRTADVCRRMKAEGKEPDVRARTGLVLDPYFSATKLAWLLDNVPGARKRAEAGELAAGTIDTWLVWKLTGGRLHLTDPTNASRTLLYNLESGAWDPALLDLFGVPAAVLPEVRASSEVYGTTEGSAVGAEIPVAGIAGDQQAALYGHGCWTAGEGKNTYGTGAFLLVHTGDKRVESAHGMLTTAACGARGERAFALEGSIFIAGAAVQWLRDALGVIGHADETAALARSLESNDGVYFVPGFTGLGAPHWEPAARGTIVGLTRGTGRAHLVRAALEAMAYSTLDVADAMEADGGVPLPELRVDGGATANDWLMQFQADVLGVPVRRPAMVEMTARGAAGLAGIATGFWKTPEDFHAARPDETVFQPAADLSARGEWLAGWRRAVGAARAWAHGGD; translated from the coding sequence ATGATCCTGGCCATCGACGAAGGCACCACCGGCGTGACCGCGCTCGTCCTCGACGCAGACGGGCGGGTGCGCGGGCGCGGCTACAACGAGTTCACGCAGCACTTTCCGCAGCCCGGCTGGGTGGAGCACGACGCCAACGAGATCTGGAGCATCACGCAGCGCGTGGCCCGCGCCGCGGCGAAGGCGTCCGGCGCGACGGCCGCGGGGCTGACCGCCATCGGCATCACCAACCAGCGCGAGACCGTCGTGCTGTGGGACCGCGAGACGGGCGAGCCGCTGCACCGCGCGCTCGTGTGGCAGGACGGGCGCACGGCGGACGTGTGCCGGCGGATGAAGGCCGAGGGGAAGGAGCCGGACGTCCGCGCGCGCACCGGACTGGTGCTCGACCCGTACTTCAGCGCGACGAAGCTGGCGTGGCTGCTGGACAACGTGCCCGGCGCCCGCAAGCGCGCCGAGGCGGGCGAGCTCGCCGCCGGCACCATCGACACCTGGCTCGTCTGGAAGCTCACCGGCGGCCGTCTGCACCTGACCGACCCGACGAACGCGTCCCGCACGCTGCTCTACAACCTGGAGAGCGGCGCGTGGGACCCGGCGCTGCTGGACCTGTTCGGCGTGCCCGCGGCGGTGCTGCCGGAGGTGCGCGCGTCCAGCGAGGTGTACGGGACGACGGAGGGCAGCGCGGTCGGCGCGGAGATCCCCGTCGCCGGCATCGCGGGCGACCAACAGGCAGCGCTGTACGGGCACGGCTGCTGGACGGCGGGGGAAGGGAAGAACACGTACGGCACCGGGGCTTTCCTGCTCGTCCACACCGGCGACAAGCGCGTGGAGTCCGCACACGGCATGCTGACGACGGCGGCCTGCGGCGCGCGCGGCGAGCGGGCGTTCGCGCTGGAGGGCTCCATCTTCATCGCGGGCGCGGCGGTGCAGTGGCTGCGCGACGCGCTGGGCGTGATCGGCCACGCGGACGAGACGGCGGCGCTGGCGCGGTCGCTGGAGAGCAACGACGGCGTGTACTTCGTGCCCGGGTTCACCGGCCTCGGCGCACCGCATTGGGAGCCTGCCGCGCGCGGCACCATCGTCGGCCTCACTCGCGGAACGGGACGCGCGCACCTGGTCCGCGCCGCGCTCGAGGCGATGGCGTACTCCACGCTCGACGTCGCCGATGCGATGGAGGCCGACGGCGGCGTGCCGCTGCCCGAGCTGCGCGTGGACGGCGGCGCCACGGCCAACGACTGGCTGATGCAGTTCCAGGCGGACGTGCTGGGCGTGCCCGTCCGCCGCCCGGCAATGGTGGAGATGACGGCGCGCGGGGCCGCCGGGCTGGCGGGCATTGCCACCGGCTTCTGGAAGACGCCGGAGGACTTCCACGCCGCCCGGCCCGAT
- a CDS encoding Maf family protein, translating into MPQTNDTPPPLVLASQSPRRAELIGRLGLTFETLPADIDESYFEHEEPAAHAERLAREKALTISVGRPDALVVGSDTIVVVDGDVLGKPRDRAHAIEMLTRLSGREHEVCTGVAVARGERVESGLERVRVRFAMLDRATCEAYVDTGEPMDKAGAYGIQGFGSAIVEGIEGDYFAVMGLPVVRMLRLIERFGWRYAFGKLVAG; encoded by the coding sequence ATGCCGCAGACCAACGACACGCCGCCGCCCCTCGTCCTCGCCTCGCAGTCGCCGCGCCGCGCGGAGCTCATCGGCCGCCTGGGGCTCACGTTCGAGACGCTGCCGGCGGACATCGACGAGAGCTACTTCGAGCACGAGGAGCCCGCCGCGCACGCCGAGCGACTGGCCCGCGAGAAGGCGCTCACCATCTCCGTCGGCCGGCCGGACGCGCTGGTCGTAGGCTCGGACACCATCGTGGTCGTGGACGGCGACGTGCTGGGCAAGCCCCGCGACCGCGCCCACGCTATCGAGATGCTCACGCGCCTCTCGGGGCGCGAGCACGAGGTGTGCACCGGCGTCGCCGTCGCGCGCGGAGAGCGTGTCGAGAGCGGGCTGGAGCGTGTGCGCGTGCGATTCGCGATGCTGGACCGCGCGACGTGCGAGGCGTACGTGGACACGGGCGAGCCGATGGACAAGGCGGGCGCGTACGGCATCCAGGGCTTCGGCAGCGCGATCGTGGAAGGCATCGAGGGCGACTACTTCGCCGTGATGGGCCTGCCCGTCGTGCGCATGCTGCGGCTGATCGAGCGCTTCGGCTGGCGGTACGCTTTCGGCAAGCTCGTCGCGGGCTGA
- the dtd gene encoding D-aminoacyl-tRNA deacylase has protein sequence MRIVLQRVSRAKVTVDGRVTGQIGAGLLLLAGFTAADTEETLAWMADKVVGLRIFADEEGKMNRSVAENGGTLLVVSQFTLYGDARKGRRPSFVDAARPEVAIPLYERFIALLRGTGLQVETGEFGAMMDVELVNDGPVTLILER, from the coding sequence ATGAGGATTGTCCTTCAGCGGGTGTCGCGGGCGAAGGTGACGGTGGATGGTCGGGTGACGGGGCAGATCGGGGCAGGGCTGCTGCTGCTCGCCGGCTTCACCGCGGCGGATACGGAGGAGACGCTGGCGTGGATGGCCGACAAGGTCGTCGGCCTGCGCATCTTCGCGGACGAGGAGGGGAAGATGAACCGCTCCGTTGCCGAAAATGGCGGCACTCTCCTGGTTGTCTCGCAGTTCACGCTGTACGGCGACGCTCGGAAAGGCCGCCGCCCCAGCTTCGTGGACGCCGCGCGGCCCGAGGTCGCCATCCCGCTCTACGAACGCTTCATCGCCCTCCTGCGCGGTACCGGACTCCAGGTCGAAACAGGCGAGTTCGGGGCGATGATGGACGTGGAGCTCGTCAACGATGGACCGGTGACGCTGATCCTGGAGCGGTAG
- a CDS encoding mobile mystery protein A, whose product MSVPKPRRSASRLDRKQIDRRFEKLRPHAATFKPPRGGWIRALRAALGMRQRDLAAKLGVTAQAVAQMEAREEEGSVTVGALREAARAMGAELFYVVLPERSIASTLDERAGALARAIASQVHHSMRLEDQATGDEEREARVAEIKATLLQTPSLLWAARTNA is encoded by the coding sequence TTGAGTGTACCGAAGCCGCGCCGTTCGGCAAGCAGGCTGGACCGGAAGCAGATCGACCGGCGTTTCGAGAAGCTGCGTCCGCACGCCGCAACGTTCAAACCACCCCGAGGCGGGTGGATTCGCGCGTTGCGCGCCGCGCTCGGCATGCGGCAGCGGGACCTGGCCGCGAAGCTCGGCGTGACCGCCCAGGCAGTCGCGCAGATGGAAGCCAGGGAGGAAGAAGGCAGCGTGACGGTGGGCGCACTTCGCGAGGCGGCGCGGGCGATGGGTGCGGAGCTTTTCTACGTGGTGCTGCCGGAGCGGTCGATCGCGTCCACGCTCGACGAGAGGGCCGGCGCGCTTGCACGCGCCATCGCCAGCCAGGTGCACCACTCGATGCGGCTGGAGGACCAGGCAACGGGAGACGAAGAGCGCGAAGCACGCGTCGCCGAGATCAAGGCGACCCTGCTCCAGACGCCGTCGCTGCTCTGGGCCGCTCGGACCAATGCGTGA
- a CDS encoding mobile mystery protein B: MREDTLPEGATPLDPDESEGLIPAHIITRAELNEAEEANIAQGYAWGVKAVRRRDPLDESFVYELHRRMFSDVWEWAGTVRRSNKNIGIDRFHVRPAVRDLMADAVVWRASSVYPPPEIAVRLHHRLVAIHPFPNGNGRHARVMADLYMMREGLRPLPWGFSQGSLATTGTIRTDYITALRAADRGDTAPLVAFAAGEVS, encoded by the coding sequence ATGCGTGAAGATACGCTTCCCGAAGGCGCGACGCCCCTGGATCCGGACGAATCCGAGGGGCTGATCCCGGCGCACATCATCACCCGTGCGGAGCTGAACGAGGCGGAGGAGGCGAACATCGCGCAGGGGTACGCGTGGGGAGTCAAGGCCGTGCGGCGCCGCGACCCGCTGGACGAGAGCTTCGTGTACGAGCTGCACAGGCGCATGTTCTCGGACGTGTGGGAATGGGCGGGCACCGTGCGCAGGTCCAACAAGAACATCGGCATCGACCGCTTCCACGTGCGTCCGGCGGTGCGCGACCTGATGGCGGACGCGGTGGTGTGGCGCGCGTCGTCGGTCTATCCGCCGCCGGAGATCGCGGTGCGGCTGCACCATCGGCTGGTCGCGATCCACCCGTTTCCCAACGGCAACGGCAGGCACGCACGCGTGATGGCCGACCTCTACATGATGCGCGAGGGGCTCCGGCCGCTCCCGTGGGGCTTCTCGCAGGGCTCCCTGGCCACGACGGGAACGATCAGGACGGACTACATCACCGCCCTGCGAGCGGCGGACCGCGGAGACACCGCCCCACTCGTCGCGTTCGCCGCTGGCGAGGTGAGCTGA
- a CDS encoding ABC transporter permease, translating into MTILAFLAQTLRIAVPYLFAAAGGVLAERSGVVSLSLEGFMLSGAFSAALGSYYSGNAWVGVLCGLLGGAVFGLLHAVASLRYRADQVVVGIAINLLVVGITRFFLRLAFGSSSNSPRIEAFSGNGFFSSPLIPIGLLVIPLVAWLVYRTPYGLRLRAVGEHPEAAISLGVPVNRVRYIAVILSGALAGLGGTYLALDQHQFTDQMTAGRGYIALAAIIFGRWDPIRAGIACLLFAAAETLQIRLQGVEAIPSQFVGMIPYVLTIVALAGIVGRANPPAALGKASE; encoded by the coding sequence ATGACCATCCTCGCGTTCCTCGCGCAGACGCTGCGCATCGCCGTACCGTACCTCTTCGCGGCGGCGGGCGGCGTGCTGGCCGAGCGCTCCGGCGTGGTGAGCCTGTCGCTCGAGGGCTTCATGCTCTCCGGTGCCTTCTCCGCCGCGCTGGGCAGCTACTACAGCGGAAACGCCTGGGTGGGCGTGCTGTGCGGGCTGCTGGGCGGCGCCGTGTTCGGCCTGCTGCACGCGGTGGCTTCGCTGCGCTACCGGGCGGACCAGGTGGTGGTTGGCATCGCGATCAACCTGCTGGTGGTGGGCATCACGCGCTTCTTCCTGCGCCTGGCGTTCGGCAGCTCGTCCAACTCGCCGCGCATCGAGGCCTTCTCCGGCAACGGCTTCTTCTCGTCGCCGCTCATCCCCATCGGCCTGCTGGTGATCCCGCTGGTGGCGTGGCTCGTGTACCGCACGCCGTACGGTCTGCGGCTGCGCGCGGTGGGCGAGCATCCGGAGGCTGCCATCTCCCTGGGCGTCCCCGTGAACCGCGTCCGCTACATCGCCGTGATCCTCTCCGGCGCGCTGGCGGGGCTGGGTGGCACGTACCTGGCGCTGGACCAGCACCAGTTCACCGACCAGATGACCGCCGGCCGCGGCTACATCGCCCTGGCCGCGATCATCTTCGGGAGATGGGACCCGATCCGCGCGGGAATCGCCTGCCTGCTCTTCGCCGCGGCGGAGACGCTTCAGATCCGCCTTCAGGGCGTTGAGGCGATCCCGTCGCAGTTCGTGGGGATGATCCCGTACGTGCTCACCATCGTTGCCCTGGCCGGCATCGTCGGCCGCGCCAACCCGCCCGCCGCCCTCGGCAAGGCGTCCGAGTAG
- a CDS encoding ABC transporter permease: MTTSALPASPARPRGAAFRTTLEETLLPPVVALLIALVIGDLLILSFGQSPAAVYRLLLEGTWGNSYGAGQVLYKATTLTFTGLAVALGLRAGVFNIGAESQLAAGGFAAALAGLWLPAGFPTIIAVVVCLLAAALAGGLCGAIPGVMKARFGAHEVIVTIMLNFIVLALLNYVVAAKLHVPETLHTPEIRAGAVSRLADQFGAFHGSAANWTMLAALLAAACMAFYLFRTRRGYELRAVGLQPEAAEFGGVSVGGVWIRALAVSGAIAGMGGINYVLGYKHYYEEGFAGGAGFLGIAVALVGRNHPAGVVVAALLFATLSQGGLAIHALVPKQMVEVLQAIVILAVAVSVPEVRRLLRASRRVEA; the protein is encoded by the coding sequence ATGACCACATCCGCGCTCCCCGCGAGCCCGGCGCGCCCCCGCGGCGCGGCCTTCCGCACCACGCTGGAGGAGACGCTCCTCCCGCCCGTGGTCGCGCTCCTGATCGCGCTCGTCATCGGCGACCTGCTCATCCTCAGCTTCGGGCAGTCGCCCGCGGCGGTGTACCGGCTGCTGCTGGAGGGCACCTGGGGCAACTCGTACGGCGCCGGGCAGGTGCTGTACAAGGCGACGACGCTGACCTTCACCGGCCTCGCGGTCGCCCTGGGCCTGCGCGCGGGCGTCTTCAACATCGGCGCCGAGAGCCAGCTCGCGGCGGGCGGCTTCGCGGCGGCGCTGGCGGGCCTCTGGCTCCCGGCCGGCTTCCCGACGATCATCGCCGTCGTCGTCTGCCTGCTGGCGGCGGCGCTCGCGGGCGGCCTGTGCGGTGCCATCCCCGGCGTGATGAAGGCCCGCTTCGGCGCGCACGAGGTGATCGTGACGATCATGCTCAACTTCATCGTACTCGCCCTGCTCAACTACGTGGTCGCCGCCAAGCTGCACGTGCCGGAGACGCTGCACACGCCGGAGATCCGCGCGGGCGCCGTGTCGCGCCTGGCAGACCAGTTCGGCGCCTTCCACGGCTCGGCCGCGAACTGGACCATGCTGGCGGCGCTGCTCGCCGCGGCGTGCATGGCGTTCTACCTCTTCCGCACGCGCCGTGGCTACGAGCTGCGCGCGGTGGGCCTCCAGCCCGAGGCGGCGGAGTTCGGCGGCGTGAGCGTGGGCGGCGTGTGGATTCGCGCGCTGGCCGTGTCCGGCGCCATCGCCGGGATGGGCGGCATCAACTACGTGCTGGGCTACAAGCACTACTACGAGGAGGGCTTCGCGGGCGGCGCCGGCTTCCTGGGCATCGCCGTGGCGCTCGTGGGCCGCAACCACCCGGCGGGGGTGGTGGTCGCCGCGCTGCTCTTCGCCACGCTGTCGCAGGGCGGGCTGGCCATCCACGCCCTGGTGCCCAAGCAGATGGTGGAGGTGCTGCAGGCCATCGTCATCCTCGCCGTCGCCGTCTCGGTGCCCGAGGTCCGGCGCCTGCTCCGCGCCTCGCGGAGGGTGGAGGCATGA
- a CDS encoding ABC transporter ATP-binding protein, translating to MSEATMQAGQPGAAPAVEMDAIAKAFGPVQANRGASLRVMPGEIHALVGENGAGKSTLMRVLGGMFQPDAGSVRIFGRDVTGWSTADAIAAGVGIVHQHFMLVPTLTVAENVVLGREPTRSGMLDLRKAEEDVRALSERSGLRVPADRRVSNLSVGEAQRVEILKTLFRGAKVLVLDEPTAVLSPLEVQELWSVLRRVRDDGGTVILITHKLDEVMEISDDVTVMRHGRTVERMATRSTSPSAIARAMVGRDVLLPADVRPEGGPSFASTEAGALEVRGLTVRDSRGVTVVDGVSFDVAPGEILGIAGVEGNGQTELIEAIAGLRVPQGGEVRIGGADVTRTGVRGRGDAGLSHIPEDRHRRGLVLDYSISDNLVLGQQHRFTGAGGVLDRDRLAANAAEKIGTFDIRPADAELPARALSGGNQQKVVIAREMGRDFRVLLAAQPTRGVDVGAIEFIHGQLREARAAGKAVLLVSADLNEVLALADRIAVMYGGRLAAILPRSQADEEVLGRYMTGAHDRDPA from the coding sequence ATGAGCGAAGCGACTATGCAGGCCGGGCAGCCCGGCGCCGCGCCCGCGGTGGAGATGGACGCCATCGCCAAGGCCTTCGGCCCCGTGCAGGCCAACCGCGGCGCCTCGCTGCGCGTGATGCCGGGCGAGATCCACGCGCTGGTGGGCGAGAACGGCGCGGGCAAGAGCACGCTCATGCGCGTGCTGGGCGGCATGTTCCAGCCTGACGCAGGCTCCGTCCGCATCTTCGGCCGCGACGTCACGGGCTGGAGCACGGCGGACGCGATCGCGGCGGGCGTGGGCATCGTGCACCAGCACTTCATGCTCGTCCCCACGCTCACCGTGGCGGAGAACGTCGTCCTCGGCCGCGAGCCCACGCGCAGCGGCATGCTTGACCTGCGCAAGGCGGAAGAGGACGTGCGGGCGCTGAGCGAGCGCTCCGGCCTCCGCGTGCCCGCCGACCGCCGTGTCTCCAACCTGAGCGTGGGCGAGGCGCAGCGGGTGGAGATCCTGAAGACGCTCTTCCGCGGCGCGAAGGTCCTGGTGCTCGACGAGCCCACGGCGGTGCTCTCGCCGCTGGAGGTGCAGGAGCTGTGGAGCGTGCTCCGCCGCGTCCGCGACGACGGGGGGACGGTCATCCTCATCACCCACAAGCTCGACGAGGTGATGGAGATCAGCGACGACGTGACGGTCATGCGCCACGGCCGGACGGTGGAGCGCATGGCGACGCGGTCCACCTCGCCCTCCGCCATCGCCCGCGCCATGGTTGGCCGCGACGTCCTCCTCCCGGCGGACGTGCGGCCGGAAGGCGGCCCCTCCTTCGCATCGACGGAGGCCGGGGCGCTGGAGGTGCGCGGGCTGACGGTTCGCGACTCGCGCGGCGTGACCGTGGTGGACGGCGTGTCGTTCGACGTGGCGCCGGGGGAGATCCTGGGCATCGCCGGCGTGGAGGGCAACGGGCAGACGGAGCTGATCGAGGCCATCGCCGGGCTGCGCGTGCCGCAGGGCGGCGAGGTGCGCATCGGCGGGGCGGACGTGACGCGCACCGGCGTTCGCGGCCGCGGCGACGCCGGCCTCTCGCACATCCCCGAGGACCGCCACCGCCGCGGCCTGGTGCTGGACTACTCCATCTCCGACAACCTCGTCCTCGGCCAGCAGCACCGCTTCACCGGCGCGGGCGGCGTGCTGGACCGCGACCGCCTGGCCGCCAACGCGGCCGAGAAGATCGGCACCTTCGACATCCGTCCGGCAGACGCGGAGCTGCCGGCGCGCGCCCTCTCCGGCGGCAACCAGCAGAAGGTCGTGATCGCCCGCGAGATGGGCCGCGACTTCCGCGTGCTGCTGGCGGCGCAGCCCACCCGGGGCGTGGACGTGGGCGCCATCGAGTTCATCCACGGGCAGCTTCGCGAGGCGCGCGCGGCGGGCAAGGCAGTGCTGCTCGTCTCGGCCGACCTGAACGAGGTGCTGGCGCTGGCAGACCGCATCGCGGTGATGTACGGCGGACGCCTGGCGGCGATCCTGCCCCGCTCCCAGGCCGACGAGGAAGTCCTCGGCCGCTACATGACCGGCGCCCACGACAGGGACCCCGCATGA
- a CDS encoding BMP family ABC transporter substrate-binding protein → MKRLLILVGVLLAVHLGLLFVRRGAASTEGTGNGPRVGIVFDVGGRGDKSFNDGAYLGGTRAEKDLAARVRFIEPGEGSDREAGLRLLAAEGSDMVIGVGFIFTDDLNALANEYPKVHFAGVDYAVATDSAGNPLPPPPNVEALKFREEEGSFLVGALAALAGGSKTVGFVGGMDIPLIHKFEAGYRAGVKYVCPDCRVLSGYAGVTPEAFRNPGKGKELALSQYGAGAKVIFHASGSTGLGVFEAARQTGNYAIGVDADQYSEAPGHVMTSMVKGVDAAVFDAIQTAKNGTFRGGVRSFGLKENGVGYVYDEHNRSLIPDAVRARVEQIRQDIIAGRIKVPNGQ, encoded by the coding sequence ATGAAACGGCTGCTGATACTGGTGGGCGTCTTGCTCGCCGTGCACCTGGGCCTGCTGTTCGTGCGCCGCGGCGCCGCCTCTACCGAGGGCACCGGCAACGGCCCGCGCGTGGGCATCGTGTTCGACGTTGGCGGGCGCGGCGACAAGTCGTTCAACGACGGCGCCTACCTGGGCGGCACCCGGGCCGAGAAGGACCTGGCCGCGCGCGTCCGCTTCATCGAGCCGGGCGAGGGGTCGGACCGCGAGGCGGGCCTGCGCCTGCTGGCCGCCGAGGGCTCGGACATGGTGATCGGCGTGGGCTTCATCTTCACCGACGACCTGAACGCCCTGGCCAACGAGTATCCCAAGGTCCACTTCGCGGGCGTGGACTACGCCGTGGCGACCGACTCCGCCGGCAACCCGCTGCCGCCGCCGCCCAACGTGGAGGCGCTCAAGTTCCGCGAAGAGGAGGGCTCGTTCCTCGTCGGCGCGCTCGCCGCGCTGGCGGGCGGGTCCAAGACGGTCGGCTTCGTGGGCGGCATGGACATCCCCCTCATCCACAAGTTCGAGGCGGGCTACCGGGCGGGCGTCAAGTACGTGTGCCCGGACTGCCGCGTCCTCTCCGGCTACGCGGGCGTGACGCCCGAGGCCTTCCGCAATCCCGGCAAGGGCAAGGAGCTGGCGCTGAGCCAGTACGGCGCCGGCGCCAAGGTGATCTTCCACGCCTCCGGCTCCACCGGCCTGGGCGTCTTCGAGGCGGCGCGGCAGACGGGCAACTACGCCATCGGCGTGGACGCGGACCAGTACAGCGAGGCGCCCGGCCACGTGATGACCAGCATGGTCAAGGGCGTGGATGCGGCGGTGTTCGACGCGATCCAGACGGCCAAGAACGGCACCTTCCGCGGCGGCGTGCGCTCGTTCGGCCTCAAGGAGAACGGAGTGGGCTACGTGTACGACGAGCACAACCGCTCGCTCATCCCCGACGCCGTGCGTGCGCGCGTCGAGCAGATCCGGCAGGACATCATTGCCGGGCGCATCAAGGTTCCCAACGGCCAATGA
- a CDS encoding MFS transporter, with product MPPRQPVSEPPPPAAEKGRIHMLRALGSRNYRLYFGGQGISLVGTWMTRIATSWLIYRLTGSALLLGIVGFAGQIPSFVIGPFAGVLIDRWNRHRLILVMQALAMLQSFALAWLTLAGTITVAQVLWLSAAQGVINAFDMPGRQAFVVEMVERREDLGNAIALNSSLFNMARLVGPSVGGVLIAAVGEGWCFMIDAISYVAVIASLMAMKLGPRKTVESKRGAGLAQLREGFRYAFGSPPIRTIIVLLALVSVLGMPYTVLMPVIAKAVLGGGPAVLGTLMAASGVGALAGAILLASRRSVVGLGRVIPAMTALFGLGLAAFSLSRALWLSVAFLVVIGFGFMVQTAASNTILQTIVEDDKRGRVMSFYTMAFMGMTPFGSLVAGWLADRIGAPETILVSGACCIAAAAWFATTLPRLREVVRPIYLEKGILPAAEPTPTSPV from the coding sequence ATGCCGCCGCGCCAGCCCGTGTCCGAACCGCCGCCGCCCGCCGCCGAGAAGGGCCGCATCCACATGCTCCGGGCGCTGGGCTCGCGCAACTACCGGCTGTACTTCGGCGGGCAGGGCATCTCGCTCGTCGGCACGTGGATGACGCGGATCGCCACGAGCTGGCTCATCTACCGGCTCACCGGGTCGGCGCTCCTGCTGGGCATCGTCGGCTTCGCGGGGCAGATCCCGTCGTTCGTCATCGGCCCATTCGCGGGCGTCCTCATCGACCGCTGGAACCGCCACCGGCTGATCCTGGTCATGCAGGCGCTGGCGATGCTCCAGTCGTTCGCGCTGGCGTGGCTCACGCTGGCGGGTACCATCACCGTGGCGCAGGTGCTGTGGCTGAGCGCCGCGCAGGGCGTGATCAACGCCTTCGACATGCCCGGCCGCCAGGCGTTCGTGGTGGAGATGGTGGAGCGCCGCGAGGACCTGGGCAACGCCATCGCGCTGAACTCGTCGCTGTTCAACATGGCGCGGCTGGTGGGCCCGTCCGTCGGCGGCGTGCTGATCGCGGCGGTGGGCGAGGGCTGGTGCTTCATGATCGACGCGATCAGCTACGTGGCCGTGATCGCCTCGCTGATGGCGATGAAGCTGGGGCCGCGGAAGACCGTGGAATCGAAGCGCGGGGCCGGGCTGGCGCAGCTGCGCGAGGGCTTCCGCTACGCGTTCGGGTCGCCGCCCATCCGCACCATCATCGTCCTCCTTGCGCTGGTGAGCGTGCTGGGGATGCCGTACACGGTGCTGATGCCCGTGATCGCCAAGGCAGTGCTGGGGGGCGGCCCGGCGGTGCTGGGCACGCTGATGGCCGCGTCCGGCGTCGGCGCACTGGCGGGGGCGATCCTGCTCGCGTCGCGACGGAGCGTGGTGGGGCTCGGAAGGGTGATCCCGGCGATGACGGCGCTGTTCGGGCTTGGGCTCGCGGCGTTCTCGTTGTCGCGCGCCCTGTGGCTTTCGGTGGCGTTCCTGGTGGTGATCGGCTTCGGGTTCATGGTGCAGACCGCCGCCAGCAACACCATCCTCCAGACCATCGTGGAAGACGACAAGCGCGGCCGGGTGATGAGCTTCTACACGATGGCGTTCATGGGGATGACACCCTTCGGCAGCCTGGTCGCGGGCTGGCTGGCGGACCGCATCGGCGCGCCGGAGACCATCCTGGTGAGCGGCGCGTGCTGCATCGCAGCCGCGGCGTGGTTCGCCACCACCCTGCCCCGCCTGCGCGAGGTCGTGCGCCCCATCTACCTGGAGAAAGGCATCCTCCCCGCCGCCGAGCCGACGCCCACGTCGCCGGTGTGA
- a CDS encoding PPC domain-containing protein: MNPTRFARRLPLALGLLALGACSDAVAPAAPAPPAAAPHGLAELTCTANRAARTVTCGTPSTGASANVILGNQGQYVRLASSNVAVVADTFAFDATVQNLIAQPLGTTDWNTLAPHAAGIRVFFASGPTAPAGLVTVANADGLGTFTAAGQPYFQYDEVLPQNAVSAAKRWKLQLGPGVTSFTFRVYVSAALPFEGGYVDGLPPRLVLDPGETATVSPVVRSFVGAALSGQTVGYAFDVSGVASADGSGNVTAGDSMGVAMMSVSSGLRPSRAAVKVNVCPSMEVEDGAAVPGSIVPADCWAPFRNGPGPATDFYGDIYRLPLEAGQSVTIILDTGHSMDSWLTLAGPDGGVAAENDDANPADALDGSRIDFTAPAAGMYVIEASTSSAGATGNYTLGVTIH, from the coding sequence ATGAACCCCACACGCTTCGCCCGCCGACTGCCGCTCGCCCTTGGCCTGCTGGCGCTGGGCGCCTGCTCCGACGCCGTCGCGCCTGCTGCGCCGGCACCGCCTGCCGCCGCCCCCCACGGCTTGGCCGAGCTGACGTGCACGGCGAACCGCGCCGCGCGGACGGTGACGTGCGGCACGCCCTCTACGGGCGCGTCGGCGAACGTGATCCTGGGCAACCAGGGCCAGTACGTGCGGCTCGCCTCCAGCAACGTCGCGGTCGTGGCGGACACGTTCGCCTTCGACGCGACGGTGCAGAACCTGATCGCGCAGCCGCTGGGCACGACGGACTGGAACACGCTGGCGCCGCACGCCGCGGGCATCCGCGTCTTCTTCGCGTCCGGCCCGACGGCGCCGGCGGGGCTGGTGACGGTGGCGAACGCGGACGGGCTGGGCACCTTCACCGCCGCGGGGCAGCCTTACTTCCAGTACGACGAGGTGCTGCCGCAGAACGCCGTCTCCGCGGCGAAGCGGTGGAAGCTCCAGCTCGGGCCCGGGGTCACGTCGTTCACCTTCCGCGTGTACGTCTCGGCCGCGCTGCCGTTCGAGGGCGGGTACGTGGACGGCCTGCCGCCGCGCCTGGTGCTGGACCCGGGCGAGACCGCGACCGTCTCCCCCGTGGTCCGCAGCTTCGTGGGTGCCGCGCTCTCGGGCCAGACGGTCGGCTACGCGTTCGACGTCTCCGGTGTCGCCTCGGCCGACGGCTCGGGGAACGTGACGGCGGGCGACTCGATGGGCGTGGCGATGATGAGCGTGTCCAGCGGCCTTCGCCCCAGCCGGGCCGCGGTGAAGGTGAACGTCTGCCCGTCGATGGAGGTGGAGGACGGGGCGGCGGTGCCGGGATCGATCGTGCCGGCGGACTGCTGGGCGCCGTTCCGCAACGGTCCGGGACCGGCGACGGACTTCTACGGCGACATCTACCGGCTCCCGCTGGAGGCGGGCCAGAGCGTGACGATCATCCTCGACACCGGGCACAGCATGGACTCGTGGCTGACCCTCGCCGGGCCGGACGGGGGCGTGGCCGCGGAGAACGACGACGCGAACCCGGCGGACGCGCTTGACGGGTCACGCATCGACTTCACCGCCCCCGCCGCGGGGATGTACGTGATCGAGGCAAGCACCTCCTCCGCAGGCGCGACGGGCAACTACACGCTGGGCGTGACGATCCACTGA